The nucleotide sequence GTACAGACGAAATCGATGTAGTCATCGGCGCGCCCGGCGTATTCCGGCGGCAGCGCATGCGCGCCCAGGAAAGTCGTGCGCACGGTCACCGGCAGGCGATCGCCCAGCGTGCGCGCCGCACGCAGCATGGCAAGCTCCGTATCGCCGTCCAGCCCGTAGCCCGATTTGATTTCCACCGTGGTCACCCCTTCGCGCAACAGGGCGCGCAGCCGTGGCAGGGCCTGCTCGACCAGTCCGGCCTCCCCCGCCGCGCGCGTGGCGCGCACCGTGGAGACGATGCCGCCGCCGGCACGGGCGATGTCTTCGTAGGACGCGCCGTTCAGGCGCATTTCGAATTCCCTGGCCCGCGTACCGGCATATACCAGGTGGGTGTGGCAATCGACCAGGCCGGGCATGACCCACGCACCCTGCGCATCGATGCACCGGCCCGGCCTGCCGGCTTCATTCATCCACGCGGCGTCCGGCACGCGGGCGCCATTCCCCAACCAGGCGATGCGTCCATGCCGTATCGCGATGGCGTCCGCGCCATCCAGCACGCCATAGGGCGTGGCCGCCGCCGGATCGAAGCTGGCGATCCGGGCATTGACAATCAAGGCAGGGTCTTGCGCGGGTTCAAGGCTCATGGCGGCACGTTCCTGTGGGGCGGTCGAGGTCGGGCGCGCGGCGCGCGGCGCGGTTAGGGCCCTACCCGGGTTTTCCATAGCCGCATACTACTTGCCTATACTTGTATATTCAAGCTAGAGTTTGCCCCATCGTCCACTCCGCGCCGCCGCGCATCGACTTCATACCCATGCCTACCGCCACCCGCGACCTTCCGCTGCCGCCCTATGCCCGGATCAAGCAGCACATCGTCGAACAGATCGACGCGGGACGCTGGACGGTCAACGACCAGGTCCCGTCGGAGAACCAGCTGGCCGCGCAGTTCGAGGTGTCGCGCATGACGGCGCGGCGCGCCATCCTGGAGCTGACGCAGGAAGGCATCCTGGTGCGCAGCCAGGGCCTGGGCACCTTCGTCGCGGAGCAAAAACCCGCGCTGCCGGTCCTGGAGGTGCGCAACATCGCGGAAGAAATCGCCCAGCGCGGCCACCGCTACGCCAACCGTGTCCTGCAGCTGGAGCGCGTCACCGCGCCGGAGGGCATCGCCACCGCGCTTGCCCTGTCCATCGACAAGTCGGTCTACCACTCCTTGATCCTGCACCTGGACAACGACGTGCCGGTGCAGCTGGAAGACCGCTACGTCAATCCGCGCGTCGCCCCGGACTACATCGACCAGGACTTCAGCCGCGAAACGCCCAACGCCTACCTGAGCCGCGTCGCGCCGCTGACGGCGGTCGAACACACCATCGAAGCCATTCTTCCCGATGCGCGCGTGGCGGGCTGGCTGGAACTGAAAGGTCCGCAAGCCTGCCTGCAGGTGCTGCGCCGCACCTGGTCGGGCGATGACGTCGTGACGTTCGCCCGCCTGATCCATCCCGGCGACCGCTACCGCCTGACCGGCCACGCCGTCATATCGACGCGATCCGCCACCGCCAAGATTTCCGGAGACCAAGCCCAATGAACGCACCCGCATCTTCCCGCCTGGACCCGTCGCGCGCCATCCGCGCGCCGCGGGGCAGCACGCTGACCTGCAAGAACTGGCTGATCGAAGCCGCCTATCGCATGATCCAGAACAACCTGGATGCGGAAGTCGCCGAACATCCCGAACAACTGGTGGTATACGGGGGCATCGGCCGCGCCGCGCGGGATTGGCCATCGTTCGACAAAATCCTGGAGGTGCTGCGCCGCCTGCAGCCCGACGAAACCCTGCTGGTCCAGTCGGGCAAGCCAGTCGGCGTTTTCAAGACCCACGAGGACGCGCCGCGCGTGCTGCTGGCGAACTCCAACCTGGTGCCGCACTGGGCCACCTGGGAGCATTTCCACGAGCTGGACCGCAAGGGCCTGATGATGTACGGGCAGATGACGGCCGGCAGCTGGATCTATATCGGCTCGCAGGGCATCGTCCAGGGCACTTACGAAACCTTCTACGCCGTGGCCAACCGCCACTTCGGCGGCGATCCCAAGGGCCGCTGGATCCTGACGGCGGGCCTGGGCGGCATGGGCGGCGCGCAGCCCCTGGCCGCGACCATGGCGGGCTTCAGCATGATCGCGGTGGAATGCGACGAGTCGCGCATCGACTTCCGCCTGCGTACCCGCTATATCGATGTCAAGGCGCGCACGCTGGACGAAGCGCTGGCCTTGCTGGACGAGGCCCGTAAGAACGGCCGCGCGCTGTCCATCGGCCTGCTGGGCAACGCCGCCGACGTGCTGGCGCGGATGGTGGAGCGCGGCATTACGCCGGACTGCGTCACGGACCAGACCTCCGCGCACGACCCCTTGAACGGCTACCTGCCCCAGGGCTGGACCATGGAGGAATGGAAAGCGCGCCGCGCCACCGAGCCGGATGCCGTGGTGCGCGCCGCCAAGCAATCCATGGCGGGCCACGTGCAAGCCATGCTGACGCTGCAGGAACGCGGCGCCGCCACGCTGGACTACGGCAACAACATCCGCCAGATGGCGCTGGAGATGGGCGTCCGCAATGCCTTCGATTTCCCGGGCTTCGTGCCGGCCTACATCCGGCCCCTGTTCTGCGAAGGCATCGGGCCTTTCCGCTGGGCCGCGCTGTCGGGCGACCCGGAGGACATCTACAAGACGGACGCCAAGGTCAAGGCGCTGATTCCGCACGACAAGCACCTGCACAACTGGCTGGACATGGCGCGCGAGCGCATCGCCTTCCAGGGCCTGCCCGCCCGCATCTGCTGGGTGGGCGTGCGCGATCGCGCGCGGCTGGGCCTGGCATTCAACGAGATGGTCCGCACGGGCGAGCTGAGCGCGCCCGTGGTCATCGGCCGCGATCACCTGGACTCCGGATCGGTAGCCAGCCCCAACCGGGAGACCGAATCCATGCGCGATGGCTCGGACGCCGTGTCCGATTGGCCGCTGCTCAATGCCCTGCTGAACACCGCGGGCGGCGCCACCTGGGTGTCCCTGCACCATGGCGGCGGCGTGGGCATGGGCTTCTCGCAGCATGCGGGCGTGGTCATCGTCTGCGACGGCACGGATGCGGCCGCGCGCCGCATCGCCCGGGTGCTGCACAACGATCCGGCCACGGGTGTGATGCGCCATGCGGATGCCGGCTATGAAGAAGCGATCGCCTGCGCGCGCGACGCGGGGCTGGACCTGCCCATGCTGGGCCGCTGAGGCTGGCATGCCTGGCCACTGCGTGCCCCTCGGGCATGGACGCTCCGCGGGGAGATGACCCCGGCCGGATACGCCACGAATCCACGCCGGCCCCAAGGGGACCGGCATAACGCAGCAGTAGACATACATACAAGGGGAATACCATGAAATTGTCTCTGAGCCTGCGCCTGGCGGCTGCCGCCGCCGGCGCCTACCTTGCGGCGGCGAGCCTGCCGGCGCATGCGGCCGACGCCGCGTATCCGTCCAAGCCCGTCACCATCATCGTGCCCTTCGGCGCGGGCGGCGTGGCCGACGCGATTCCGCGCATCGTCGGGCAGAAGCTCAACGAGATGTGGGGCGTGCCGGTCATTATCGAGAACCGGCCGGGCGCCTCCGGCAACCTGGGCATGGGGCAAGTGGCGCGTGCCGCGGCCGACGGCTACACGCTGGGCCTGGCGCCGGCCGGCAACCTGACTGTCAATCCCCTGCTCTACACGAATCTCAACTTCGATACCGCCCAGGCCTTCGCGCCTGTCACGCTGCTGGCGACGTCGCCCAATATCCTGGTGGTGAATCCCTCGGTGCCGGCCAAGGATTTCAAATCCTTCGTCGCCTATGCCAAGACGCGGCCGGGCAAATTGAACTTCGCCTCGCCGGGCGCGGGCAGCGGCGCGCATTTGGCCGGCGAACTGCTGAATCAATCGGCCGGCCTGAGCACCATGCACATCCCCTACAACGGCATGGCGCCGGCGGTCACCGATGTGGTCGCGGGCAATGTGGACATGATGTTCGCGGGCGTGTCGACCGTGCTGCCCTTCATCCGCGGCGGCAAGCTGAACGCCCTGGCCATCGCCGGCCCGCATCGCCTGCCGCAGTTGCCCGATGTGCCGACCGTGGCCGAAAGCGGCTACCCCGGCTTCGACGTGACGTCCTGGTACGGCATCGTGGCGCCCGCCAAGACGCCGGCCGCCGTCCTGCAGAAGATCCAGCGCGATATCGCCACCGTGCTGCAGGATCCCGCCGTGCGGCAGAAGTTCGCCGACCAGGGCGTGGAGCCCGCCAGCACGAGCACGCAGGAATTCGCCGCCATGATCCAGAACGAGTCGCGCAAGTGGGCGGACATCGTGAAGACGGCGGGCATCAAGCCTATCCAGTGAACCCGGAGACATCATGCAGTCCATCGACATTACCTATCTGAACGGGCCCGACGTCAAAGCCCTGAACATCACGGATGCGGAGATCCTGGCCGCGGTGGAAGGCGCCTTGCGCGCCCAGGGCCTGGGCAAGACGGTGATCGAGCCGCGCGTGCACCTGGTGCCGGAGTCCTCGGACAAGGGCCACTTCAATGTGCTGCGCGGCTATATCGAGCCGCTGCATGTGGCCGGCGTCAAGGTGGTCAGCGACTTCGTCGACAACTACAAGGTGGGCCTGCCGTCGGAGATGGCGCTGCTGAACCTGTTCGACCCGGTAACCGGCAAGCCGCTGGCCATCGTGGATGCGACGGCCATCACGGACATGCGTACCGGGGCGGTGACCGCGCTGGGCGCGCGGCATCTGGCCCGCCAGGGCAGCAAGGTGCTGGGACACATCGGCGCCCGCGGGACCTCGTACTGGAATGTGCGCTTGCTGGACAGCATTTTCGATTTCGACGAGATCCGCGTGCATTCGCGCCGCCCGGAAAGCCGGCAGGCTTTCGGCGAGCGGCTGTCGCGGGATCTGGGCAAGCCCGTTTCCGTGGTGGACGACTGGAAGTCCTGCGTGCGCGACGCGGATATCGTGGTCGAGGCCTCGCGCCTGCCCGAGCCGACGCCGCTGCTGAAGACGGCATGGATCAAGCCCGGCGCGCTGGTGATGCCCTACGGGACGATGAGCGCGGTCGAATTGTCGTTGACGGACATCATGAGCAAGGTGGTGGTGGATGACTGGGGGCAGTGCCGCAAGGGACTGCCGTTCGGCGCGCTGCGCGCGCATGTGGACAGCGACCGCATTACGCAGGAGAACCTGCATGCGGAGATCGGGCAGATTGTCGCGGGGCTGAAGCCGGGCCGCGAGCGCGAGGACGAGACGATCCTGTTCTGGCATCGCGGGCTGTCGACGACGGATATCGCGCTGGGCCAGGCGATGCTGGACAAGGCACGGCGCCTGGGGATCGGACAGACCTTGAAGTTCGCTTGATCGCCATGCGGACTCTCATGAAAGAACCATGATGCAATCGACGCTGATCGCCTCGACGCGGATGTACGACGTGGCGCCGACGGCGCGGGCGGCGTGGCATGCCTTGCTGGGCGAGGCGCATCGGCGGGCGGGCCTGACGGTGCGGTTCGTGGAGCATGGGTGGCCCACGCCGATTGCGGAGCTCTGGTCGCGGCCGGGCTTGTGCGGCGCGTTCATGTGCGGATGGCCTTACGCGCAGGCTTTGCGCGCTGGGAGGGAGTACCAGGCCGTGGCGGCGGTGGTGCCGGATTTTCCTTGGTACGAGGGACAGGCGCGCTATCGCAGCGAGTTCCTGGTGCGCGCGGATGCGCCGTGGACGGGGCTGGAAGAGGCGTTGGGTTGCCGGTACGGATGGATGGTCCGGGATTCGCAGTCGGGATGGAATGCGCCGCGGCGTGCGCTTGCCGCGTATGCGGCGGTGCGGGACGGGAAGCTGTTCCGGGAGGTGAAAGGGCCTTACGGCAACCCGCGCGGGCTATTGGGCGCGTTGCGGGGCGGGGAGATCGATCTGACGGCGGTGGATGGTTGGTATCTGGATCTTTTGCGGGTGCATGACGCCGGGGCGCTGGAAAATGTGCGGACGATCGGGGTGACGCCGTGGACCCCGAATCCGCTGTTGGTGTGCAGGGTCGATGTGGAGGCGGCGTGTTGCGAGCGGCTCAGGGCGACGCTGGTGGCGATGCACCGGGATGGGGACGCGGCGGGTCTGCTGCGCGAGGCTCGCGTGCAGCGGTTCGTGGCGGTGGATGCGGGGGCTTATGATGCGCTGCTCGATGATGGGGATGGCGCTGGGTATCCGGATATCGTGTAGACCGTCAGGGTTGCGATGCGCGTGAAAAAGGCGGCCGCGAAGCGGCCGCCTGGCCGGCGGAATGGGGGCGGTTCCCTGTGGCCGGAGGTGGATCCCTAGATGACGTGGAACAGCCACAGCAGAATGATGACCGGGATGGGGATCCCCAACAGCCATAGCAGTATGCCTCGCATGGCGCTCTCCTTTTCTCGGTTGCCCGCTACGTACGGCGGGCTTCGATTGTGGAGGAGCAAACCTCGTGCCTGGTGGGGTGTGGTGGGGATCTCCGGCGTGGGGCGGTGGCTTGGG is from Bordetella bronchialis and encodes:
- the hutC gene encoding histidine utilization repressor, which encodes MPTATRDLPLPPYARIKQHIVEQIDAGRWTVNDQVPSENQLAAQFEVSRMTARRAILELTQEGILVRSQGLGTFVAEQKPALPVLEVRNIAEEIAQRGHRYANRVLQLERVTAPEGIATALALSIDKSVYHSLILHLDNDVPVQLEDRYVNPRVAPDYIDQDFSRETPNAYLSRVAPLTAVEHTIEAILPDARVAGWLELKGPQACLQVLRRTWSGDDVVTFARLIHPGDRYRLTGHAVISTRSATAKISGDQAQ
- the hutU gene encoding urocanate hydratase; translated protein: MNAPASSRLDPSRAIRAPRGSTLTCKNWLIEAAYRMIQNNLDAEVAEHPEQLVVYGGIGRAARDWPSFDKILEVLRRLQPDETLLVQSGKPVGVFKTHEDAPRVLLANSNLVPHWATWEHFHELDRKGLMMYGQMTAGSWIYIGSQGIVQGTYETFYAVANRHFGGDPKGRWILTAGLGGMGGAQPLAATMAGFSMIAVECDESRIDFRLRTRYIDVKARTLDEALALLDEARKNGRALSIGLLGNAADVLARMVERGITPDCVTDQTSAHDPLNGYLPQGWTMEEWKARRATEPDAVVRAAKQSMAGHVQAMLTLQERGAATLDYGNNIRQMALEMGVRNAFDFPGFVPAYIRPLFCEGIGPFRWAALSGDPEDIYKTDAKVKALIPHDKHLHNWLDMARERIAFQGLPARICWVGVRDRARLGLAFNEMVRTGELSAPVVIGRDHLDSGSVASPNRETESMRDGSDAVSDWPLLNALLNTAGGATWVSLHHGGGVGMGFSQHAGVVIVCDGTDAAARRIARVLHNDPATGVMRHADAGYEEAIACARDAGLDLPMLGR
- a CDS encoding Bug family tripartite tricarboxylate transporter substrate binding protein produces the protein MKLSLSLRLAAAAAGAYLAAASLPAHAADAAYPSKPVTIIVPFGAGGVADAIPRIVGQKLNEMWGVPVIIENRPGASGNLGMGQVARAAADGYTLGLAPAGNLTVNPLLYTNLNFDTAQAFAPVTLLATSPNILVVNPSVPAKDFKSFVAYAKTRPGKLNFASPGAGSGAHLAGELLNQSAGLSTMHIPYNGMAPAVTDVVAGNVDMMFAGVSTVLPFIRGGKLNALAIAGPHRLPQLPDVPTVAESGYPGFDVTSWYGIVAPAKTPAAVLQKIQRDIATVLQDPAVRQKFADQGVEPASTSTQEFAAMIQNESRKWADIVKTAGIKPIQ
- a CDS encoding ornithine cyclodeaminase family protein; the encoded protein is MQSIDITYLNGPDVKALNITDAEILAAVEGALRAQGLGKTVIEPRVHLVPESSDKGHFNVLRGYIEPLHVAGVKVVSDFVDNYKVGLPSEMALLNLFDPVTGKPLAIVDATAITDMRTGAVTALGARHLARQGSKVLGHIGARGTSYWNVRLLDSIFDFDEIRVHSRRPESRQAFGERLSRDLGKPVSVVDDWKSCVRDADIVVEASRLPEPTPLLKTAWIKPGALVMPYGTMSAVELSLTDIMSKVVVDDWGQCRKGLPFGALRAHVDSDRITQENLHAEIGQIVAGLKPGREREDETILFWHRGLSTTDIALGQAMLDKARRLGIGQTLKFA
- a CDS encoding phosphate/phosphite/phosphonate ABC transporter substrate-binding protein; translated protein: MMQSTLIASTRMYDVAPTARAAWHALLGEAHRRAGLTVRFVEHGWPTPIAELWSRPGLCGAFMCGWPYAQALRAGREYQAVAAVVPDFPWYEGQARYRSEFLVRADAPWTGLEEALGCRYGWMVRDSQSGWNAPRRALAAYAAVRDGKLFREVKGPYGNPRGLLGALRGGEIDLTAVDGWYLDLLRVHDAGALENVRTIGVTPWTPNPLLVCRVDVEAACCERLRATLVAMHRDGDAAGLLREARVQRFVAVDAGAYDALLDDGDGAGYPDIV